The Prochlorococcus marinus XMU1419 nucleotide sequence TAGATGAATGGGTAAAAACGATTTCCACTTCGATTGTTAAAGCTTGTAAAAAACAAAATATAGATTTACCTACATTAATGTGTGAACCCGGAAGATCTATTGTATCTACTGCAGGAATAACAATTTACAAAATTGGTGCTTTTAAAGAAATTCCAGGAATTACAACTTATTTATCTGTTGACGGGGGAATGAGTGACAATCCAAGGCCAATAACATATCAATCAAATTATTCTGCATGTTTGGTAAGTAATCCGTTTAATTTTAATTCTAAAAAAAAATACACTATTGCTGGAAAGCACTGCGAATCAGGCGATGTTTTGTTTAAAGAGATAGAACTAGCAGATTGCAAAACAGGTGACCTTATTTGTGTTTTTGGAACTGGTGCATACAATAATTCTATGAGTTCTAACTACAACAGAATTCCAAGACCTGCCGCTCTCTTGGTTTTTGATGGTGAAGCAGAGGTTATTCAAAAAAGAGAAAGTCCTTTGGATCTTTTAAGATATGATGTTCTACCTGATCGCTTTATTAAACAAAATTAGGTACATTTAAATTAATTTTGTTTTGAATGTGAATTTTTGGGGTATTATAAATCTTAAATTTTTATTAGATGTCTTATTTGCTGTTGGTTTCGGGCTTTTATTATTTTCTAGAGTAAAAGAGCAGAGAACACTATGGCTTTTGAGGGGGTATTTGTTTTTAGTTTCATCAGCATGGTTTATTCAAAGATATGCTTATCTCCCACTAACATCAAAATTAATTGACGCTGTAGTTCTTGCTTGCTCTCTATCTTTAGCGATCCTCTGGCAGGGGGAACTTAGAAGACTAATGGAATTATTAGGTACTGGTAGGCTAGCTGTATTGTTAGGGAATCCACCAAAGGAATTTAGAGCAACATCAAATACTATCACTCAGTTAGTTGATACCTCAGGTAAACTCTCACAGAATAGAAGAGGTGCTTTAATTGTAGTCGATTTGGGTAGTGATTTAAGGCCTGAAGATTTTTTATATTCAGGCACAACTATTGAAGCACAACTGTCAACTGACCTTTTAATAAATCTTTTCGCAACAGATACACCACTACACGACGGAGCAGTGCTTGTAAAAGGTAATAAAATTATATCTGCTGGTGTAATACTTCCTCTTTCTAGGCAAGGAATTAGTAAATATGGCACAAGACATTTAGCCGCATTAGGAATTACAGAAAGATTTGATAGGTGCATTTGTATTGTTGTTTCTGAAGAGACGGGTACGTTATCATTAGCAAATCAGGGAAAACTTGAAAGACCTATTACCAGCAGCAGGTTGCAGGAACTTCTTGTAAATTTAATTGGGAATCAAAACTCTATGGGGACAAGTAAATCATCTCTAAATAAAACAGCTTTATCCCAAGAGACGAACCCAAGTGATAACATAATCACTGAAATCAATGAGAAAGAATCTAATAAATCCGAAAGCTTCATTAACAAAAAGGATTAAATAATGAGTTTGGGAAAAATAATTGACAAGAAAAATAAGAACTTAGGCAAGCTCATAAATAAGCAGAAAGTGCCAGAACATGTAGCAATAATTATGGATGGGAACGGGAGATGGGCCACTAAAAAAGGGTTACCTCGATCATTTGGTCACAATAAGGGAGTTAGTGTATTAAAAGATATAATTAAAGCATCGAAGAAATTAGGTTGCAAAGTTCTTACTGTTTACGCTTTTTCAACTGAAAATTGGTCAAGACCAAAAAAAGAGGTTGATTTCCTAATGAATCTTTTTAACGAAGTTTTGAAAAATGAAATCGAAGAAATTCATCAAGAATCAATAAAAATAAAATTCATAGGAGACTTAACTCCTTTCCCAGAGAGTTTAAAAACGACCCTAAATAGCTCAGAAGATCTTACTAAAGGTAATAGTGATTTCACATTAAATGTATGCGTAAATTATGGAGGGAGGCAAGAAATTGTAAAAGTTGCTAAAAAATTAGCACTTAAATCCATTTCTGGAGAAATAAAGCCAAGTGAAGTAAACGAAGAATTATTCAATTCAGAACTTCTTACTCAGGGAATTAAAGATCCTGAATTATTGATTAGAACTAGTGGAGAAAAAAGGATTAGTAATTTTCTTTTATGGCAATTAGCTTATTCTGAAATTTACATCTCTGAAGTGCTATGGCCTGATTTTAATGAGGACGAATTTCTTAAAGCAATAATTGATTACCAATCAAGACATAGACGTTTCGGCGGTATAGAATCATTACCAAACAAATCTTTTGAAGATTCTTTCTGTTCTCCCCTAAATAAATATGATTAAATCGCATAGCAATATATCCGGCGAAATAAGATTTGATTGGCGAAAAGAAGAAATTTCGGAAATTTTAAATATGCCCTTGATAGATTTAATGTGGGAATCACAGGTAATTCATAGAAAATTTAATACATATAGAGTACAGTTGGCATCACTATATAGTGTTAAAACCGGAGGATGCCAAGAAGATTGTTCATATTGCAGCCAATCAATATATAGTGCTAGCCAGATCAAAAGTCATCCAGAATTTGAAGTTAAAGAAGTTTTAGAGAGAGCTCAAATTGCAAAGAAGGAAGGTGCAGAAAGATTCTGCATGGGTTGGGCTTGGAGAGAAATCAGAGACGGAAAATCATTTAATTCAATGTTGGAAATGGTCAAAGGGGTAAGGGACCTAGGAATGGAAGCATGCGTAACTGCAGGAATGCTTACTGAAGAACAAGCATCTAGATTAGCTAAAGCTGGTTTAACCGCTTATAATCACAACCTTGATACAAGTCCGGAATATTACGAAAATATCATTACAACAAGAACTTATCAGGATAGGCTAGACACTATCAAAAGAGTAAGGAATGCAGGAATAAATGTTTGCTGTGGAGGGATAATAGGCTTGGGAGAAACTAAAGGCGATAGAGCATCTCTTTTGGAAGTGCTATCAAACATGAACCCACACCCTGAAAGTGTTCCTATAAATTCATTAGTAGCTATTGAAGGTACTGGGCTAGAAGATAATCAAGAAATTGATTCTATTGAAATGATAAGGATGATAGCTACAGCAAGAATTCTTATGCCCAAAAGTAAAATAAGATTAAGTGCAGGGCGAGAAAAGCTTTCAAAAGAAGCCCAAATTTTATGTTTTCAATGCGGGGCAAATTCAATTTTTTATGGAGATGAGTTACTAACAACTTCAAATCCATCTTTTCAATCAGACAGAAAGCTTCTTAAAGATGTTGGAGTATCATTTAACAAAGATTTTGAAACTTGTGAAAAAACTTTATCTTCTTTATGAAAGGAAAAAATTATAAAATAGTTTCTCTTTACTCTTTCTTCCCATTTCAAGAAAACTTAATTCTTGATTTAAAAAATAAATTATTAAAAATCGAAAACGAAAACGATCTTTCAGGTTTATTAATTTTTGCAAGTGAGGGCATTAATGGAACTATTTGTGCTGAAAAAAATGTAATTGATATTGTTATCAATTTACTTAATAAATATTCAGATAA carries:
- the bioB gene encoding biotin synthase BioB, which gives rise to MIKSHSNISGEIRFDWRKEEISEILNMPLIDLMWESQVIHRKFNTYRVQLASLYSVKTGGCQEDCSYCSQSIYSASQIKSHPEFEVKEVLERAQIAKKEGAERFCMGWAWREIRDGKSFNSMLEMVKGVRDLGMEACVTAGMLTEEQASRLAKAGLTAYNHNLDTSPEYYENIITTRTYQDRLDTIKRVRNAGINVCCGGIIGLGETKGDRASLLEVLSNMNPHPESVPINSLVAIEGTGLEDNQEIDSIEMIRMIATARILMPKSKIRLSAGREKLSKEAQILCFQCGANSIFYGDELLTTSNPSFQSDRKLLKDVGVSFNKDFETCEKTLSSL
- a CDS encoding isoprenyl transferase, producing the protein MSLGKIIDKKNKNLGKLINKQKVPEHVAIIMDGNGRWATKKGLPRSFGHNKGVSVLKDIIKASKKLGCKVLTVYAFSTENWSRPKKEVDFLMNLFNEVLKNEIEEIHQESIKIKFIGDLTPFPESLKTTLNSSEDLTKGNSDFTLNVCVNYGGRQEIVKVAKKLALKSISGEIKPSEVNEELFNSELLTQGIKDPELLIRTSGEKRISNFLLWQLAYSEIYISEVLWPDFNEDEFLKAIIDYQSRHRRFGGIESLPNKSFEDSFCSPLNKYD
- the cdaA gene encoding diadenylate cyclase CdaA; the encoded protein is MNFWGIINLKFLLDVLFAVGFGLLLFSRVKEQRTLWLLRGYLFLVSSAWFIQRYAYLPLTSKLIDAVVLACSLSLAILWQGELRRLMELLGTGRLAVLLGNPPKEFRATSNTITQLVDTSGKLSQNRRGALIVVDLGSDLRPEDFLYSGTTIEAQLSTDLLINLFATDTPLHDGAVLVKGNKIISAGVILPLSRQGISKYGTRHLAALGITERFDRCICIVVSEETGTLSLANQGKLERPITSSRLQELLVNLIGNQNSMGTSKSSLNKTALSQETNPSDNIITEINEKESNKSESFINKKD